The genome window TTTAAGTGAGCTTTCCCAGTATGAGAAATCTAAGGGTATAGAATTTTTAACAGGCCCTAAAGAGCTCGGTGAATATGCCCTCAGAGAATTTGATTTTCCTTATCAGGTTATCAAACACAGGGAAATCGGCTATAGGGATATTTTTGGAGTTAGGATTCCAGATACCACAAATGAAGATACAAAAACTCTGGCAAAGCTTATGGCGGATAAAGTTGGTATTTTGGTTTTTGCTGGAGGAGATGGAACTGCGAGGGATGTTTATTCTGCAGTTGATAAAGAAGTCCCAATCCTTGGGATTCCAACGGGAGTAAAAATGTTCTCTGGGGTTTTTGCTTCTTCTCCAGAAGATGCAGCTAAACTTTTGATTGAGTTCATTAAGGGAGATGCAGAGATAGTGGAGCGTGAAATTTTAGATTTGGATGAAGATGCATATAGGAGAGACGAGGTAAAAGCTAAGCTTTATGGAACAGCACTAACTCCCTATGTTGAAACTCTTGTTCAGGGATCCAAAGAGCCGACAAAAGTTGATGAAAGTGAAGAACTTGAAGCGTTGGCTGAAGCTATTGTTGAAGAGCTGGAAGATGGAATCTACTTTTTAGGGGCAGGCTCGACGGTGAAGAGGATTAAAGACAAACTTGGCATTGATGGAACCCTTTTGGGAGTTGATATCGTTGAAATCCAAGACGGGAGGGCGAGGCTTTTA of Thermococcus sp. M39 contains these proteins:
- a CDS encoding ATP-NAD kinase family protein — translated: MKVGLIINPIAGMGGKVALKGTDGVVEEAIRRGAKPIALDLAKLFLSELSQYEKSKGIEFLTGPKELGEYALREFDFPYQVIKHREIGYRDIFGVRIPDTTNEDTKTLAKLMADKVGILVFAGGDGTARDVYSAVDKEVPILGIPTGVKMFSGVFASSPEDAAKLLIEFIKGDAEIVEREILDLDEDAYRRDEVKAKLYGTALTPYVETLVQGSKEPTKVDESEELEALAEAIVEELEDGIYFLGAGSTVKRIKDKLGIDGTLLGVDIVEIQDGRARLLVKDAQEKDLLKFIDKNPKIIVTVVGGVNFLFGRGNQQFSADVLRHIPKENIIVVATPSKVERPIRVYTGDKKVDEKLKGYMRVRIGAWRERMVKVI